In Mugil cephalus isolate CIBA_MC_2020 chromosome 19, CIBA_Mcephalus_1.1, whole genome shotgun sequence, the genomic stretch ATGGTTCCCTGTTTGAATGGTGCCCCTGTTCTCATACCCTCCAACGCCCCCTCCCTCTGCAGGTGGTGGCCCCCCATTATTGTTAGCGCTGAAGAGGAGTAGGAAAAGCATGTGTATTCACTTCAATTATTTTaagatgagaggagggagatgatATTTTTCCAGGTGTCTTGGAATTTGTTGTTTCCCttcagtggggggaaaaaaaaccctcgTTTGAATAAGGTCCTGTCTAACCAAGATCTCCTGCCAGGTCATCATATCATTCCCATCTGTAGACAAAATCcgatctcctcttttcctccatgAAATTACTAAATCAGTAGCTCGATTGTTTGGTCATTTCCAGTTACCGAACATTATGTAGTTTAGCGATTCTCAACTGAGGGTGCGCGGACCCCTAGTGGTCCGTGGCGTAATTGCAAGGggtccatgaaaataaaatatcctttaaaaaagattatgtgacatttatagaaataggatttttgactcaaatgtgactgagacctttatctacctaaactacagagTGTAACATGACGTTGTTTCTCTAATTACTAGTAGTAATTTACTATGTTTTATTAAGAGATCCTAGAAATTATGAGCCCCCTACTGTTTCAGTGCACAGACACCAGCTCAActtgcatgttcaggttagcacttgaaattaagctcattttttattttaacctgaGGGGGGAGATCAGAAATGTAAGTATGCAGGGGGTCCAGGACTCCAAAAAGGTGAAGAAACACTCATCTAGTTCACTCGTGTTTAGCTGTTCTTCTATTTGCACACTGACCCATAATTTTGCCGGTTTCAGGTTTTCCTAAGGGCGGAGTAGGACCCTCATTTGGCAAAGTTTCCAACCTTCCTACCAAAGGTCCGGACCGCCCCACCCCGCAGCCACATCCACAGGACCTCAACTCCCTGGTGCAGCGGGCCGAGCACATCCCGGCGGGCAAGCGCACCCCGATGTGCAACAAGTGCAACAATGTCATCAGGTACATTagggcaaaaaaaagaagaagctgtgtGTGCAACGAGAACTTTTAAACACAcctttatgtttatgttgagCTTTATATGACTTTCCTTGAATCCCTTGCCTGTTCCCGACAGGGGCCCGTTCCTCGTGGCCATGGGCATGTCGTGGCACCCAGAGGAATTCAACTGTGCTCACTGCCACTCCTCCCTGGCAGAGTGCGGCTTCGTGGAGGAGAAGGACCAGGTGTACTGCGAGCGCTGCTACGAGCAGTTCTTCGCTCCCACCTGCGCCCGCTGCAACACGAAGATCCTCGGGGTGGGTTGTGAAGCTGGAGGCAtattgtttttctgcctttgtttaCTTACTGAAAACTCTTAAAGTAAAGGAAGATGCTCCAACCAGAGCTGGAATATACAtgtaaaaatgtcataaatCTATTGTCATAGTAGCATCATTAGCATTTACGTCACAGCTTTACCTACCGCTGCTGCCTGTGATTGTGTTGATGCATTCATACTATCATTTGTTTATAACTGTTCTCTGAGTCACAGCGGAACAAATTAGGAATGCTTGTGACAGACCAGCAGCTGTCAGCGCTGAAGTGCTGCTGTCACTGTGAAATGTAGATCATTACATTCAGCACATAGAGGGAGATCGTGACTGTTTACGACTCAAGGTGTCACAAACATATTAAGAATGATTACAGTGAAACGACCTTCAGAGTCTCCCATTTGTAGCCCAATGTCTTATTTCTTCTAATTGTTTGACTAAAAGATGGatataaaccatttttttttcgttatttatgtattctttTGTTCCCCCATTTCCTCCGTAGGAAGTCATGAACGCCCTGAAGCAGACCTGGCATGTGTCCTGTTTCGTCTGCGCGGCCTgccatcagccaatcaggggCAACATGTTTCACATGGAGGACGGACAGCCATACTGTGAACAAGGTACAGAGCAACACATTCCAACACACACGTAAGATCgcggaaagaaaaaagggtGTGTGCCGACTAACCTTTTGGTAAACGTGCCGTTCACTCAGACTACTACCGCATGTTTGGGACCAACTGCCACGGCTGTGACTTCCCCATCGAGGCCGGGGACAAGTTCCTGGAGGCCCTAGGCTTCACCTGGCACGACACCTGCTTCGTTTGCACGGTAGGTCCGGGGGCCAGTTTCGCTCAGCAGCACGTGCTGGATCTAAATATGGGTGCAGACTGCAAATATCAAGCGAGTAACAAAGCAATGCTGCTTgtttgtctccgtctctctccacAGGTCTGCTCTGCTAGCCTGGAAGGTCAGGCATTCTTCTCCAAAAAGGACAAGCCTTTGTGCAAGAAGCATGCCCACACCGTCAACGTCTGACCTGACCCCGCGATCGGGAAATAGCGTCCATTTCCTGCGGTTTATACTTCAAGCAGATGTTAAATGTTTCCAGAGCGATCTGTTTTTACTAGTTTGTATTTTCCGACAGAATAACATTCGGTCACTGATTCCACTGAAAGCTTTATCTCAGCTGTAACATTATGTTCATTTGCCAATTAGTTGTTTCGTGTAGTTTTTATTGGTTGGATTTGCAAGCGTGCGTTGCACTGCACCGCTGAATCCCCCTCTGCGAGTTAAATGCGTGCGTGAGTGGATTTTTCAAATCTGCTGGACTTTCTAGGGGCGCAAGAGGGGTTTCGGAGCTTTTGTTGGGCGTTGTTCTTTTTGTCACAGATAACGAGAGTTTACTGCTATGATCTACTGAGTTCCTCTGGCGTCACACATTAGACAGGACACTGACATTCGAAGCTATGCCGTGTGACAATAAAAGAAGCGCGCGGTTTATGAATTaggattatttaatttaaaggagctaaaaaaaaatatttatttgtaaagaGGGATCACTCAGTCAAAATGGGAAATTTTATAAGTAttacgtttttcttttttaaaaaaagatatttaatcattcctaaaaataaataaataaaagctccaCTTATTAATGTATATAGAGatgtgctttgttttattgtaaatgcATCCAGGTGTATTTTAAAAGGGCTCCAGACAGTAATGACCAGACAGATCAATTAGATGAGACTTTCTgttgtttatgttcattattttttttaatgtctataGTTCAGGAGCGAAACGTTTAAAGATCAATATTCCAGGAAACTTTTATTGGAAGTATTTGTCACTTTTAAGGAACTGAATCCTGTGgtttaaaaagtgtttgtgcCATCAGAACTGTTgcattttctctcagtttttattttattttattttattttattttattttgtttggtgGATCCTGCCCAAATAACTTTACAGTTTTAATGAACCCTTACCGGATTTTGAGTTCTGCTGTGAGACTTTTTCACCCTTTGTTTTGCACAATCactctgttttcattcaaataacaataaaaaaataaataaaagaaaaactcttgAGTGCCATCATAATCACAACTCCTCAATGCAGCCTCTCTCCGATCCTTTTGTCTGGATTGAAGCATTGAACAGAAactctttgtttgtgtctgctcaacttttttttttttttttttttttttttatgtgtttgctgGTGCACAGAAAGCATTGCCCGGGAGAGGTGATGCATCCTGTTGTTTTTACGGTGTTATAAATCTGTAGTTATGACAGTAATTATTCAGTGAGGTTTAAGGAGGCAGACAGGGAGGCACCATGCATGAGCTGCTTCACGCACTTAACCTGCAGCAAGATGGAAAAGTATCCGTGCGAGAACACAATTGGTTAGTTGTTTCTTGTCTAACAAGTCTGTCTGCCATAAATCCAAGCATTGTGGATGACAAATTGAGTGATGAATGAGTTACAAtgctagtagtagtagtagtaaaaataaaaacaaataaataaataaataaataaatccacgcTGATTTGACTTCACTGATGTGCACTTCTCCAAGACGTCGGAGGTGGGAGCTGTGCGCAGGACCAGCCTCTAATAACCCGTGGAAGCCCACATTTGGGAAAACTCCCCCACAAGATAGAGGGAcgcattaataataatattaaaaaaaaagagcgagagagacCTCGGAGTGCAAATCAAGACAAACTTCTTGGGTCTGGTTGAGCTGCTTTTGGAGCGTAAAGCGGACGGTAAGGATTCTCCTTTGAGCCGGAGCGCAGTTAATTCTCCTGCGGTTGATGATCAGGCTTCGGTCACTGAAAGCGAAGGGGTccctgatttgtttttgttttttattttctcgtgctgctgctgctgctgctgctgcccttcATTAGATTTCGGGTGAAGTTGTTGTCGCAGAGGTTTGTGTAGCCACCAGCGGGATTCCGAGCGGTGGAGTGTGTGGTGATGCTTATCGGTGATTGATGTCGTGGTCGCCTTTCGGTACATCTTAAATGTGCGATCTGAGGGATACTAACCCCCCTTCTGattcagtttggatttaaataaataagtaaataagttttaattaaTAGGCAGTGGTTTGGACACCGAGCTGCTGATCAGTTGAAGTAATGGAAGTGTTCAAGTATATGTTTGTGGGTTGTGTATCACTTTTTAAAGTTGGGATTTAGTAGTCTTGTCATTTTAGTGGCATGTCTTAACACTATGAAAGATTCATTTTGTGGTTGACAAACCTTAAAACCAGTGTCCATTTGGCAGCTCTGGAGCTTTTCATCATGGAGTTTAGGAACATCATGCGCAGATGACTTGAGAGTTGAATTATTATCTGACGGTGTGGGAGTATAGGCCAGCTCTTTCTGCTCCAAGATTTgtatccctc encodes the following:
- the pdlim5b gene encoding PDZ and LIM domain protein 5b isoform X3, encoding MNNSYSVSLAGPAPWGFRLQGGKDFCLPLTISRLTDGGKAVKANISVGDIILSINGVSADSMTHLEAQNKIKACTGNLGLTLQRPSAAPGNGVLKEDGETDTNFRCKSEPSSMFKKVFMEPENNASLVSDASKKRLIEDTEDWHPRTGTSQSRSFRILAQLTGTEKEQTPENSGKNEAVDKFTPSAHTSPAAKTFSKSAAAPRNGSVGPASPFKTPPAQNKASFLPGAPSGFPKGGVGPSFGKVSNLPTKGPDRPTPQPHPQDLNSLVQRAEHIPAGKRTPMCNKCNNVIRGPFLVAMGMSWHPEEFNCAHCHSSLAECGFVEEKDQVYCERCYEQFFAPTCARCNTKILGEVMNALKQTWHVSCFVCAACHQPIRGNMFHMEDGQPYCEQDYYRMFGTNCHGCDFPIEAGDKFLEALGFTWHDTCFVCTVCSASLEGQAFFSKKDKPLCKKHAHTVNV
- the pdlim5b gene encoding PDZ and LIM domain protein 5b isoform X4, which encodes MNNSYSVSLAGPAPWGFRLQGGKDFCLPLTISRLTDGGKAVKANISVGDIILSINGVSADSMTHLEAQNKIKACTGNLGLTLQRPSAAPGNGVLKEDGETDTKKVFMEPENNASLVSDASKKRLIEDTEDWHPRTGTSQSRSFRILAQLTGTEKEQTPENSGKNEAVDKFTPSAHTSPAAKTFSKSAAAPRNGSVGPASPFKTPPAQNKASFLPGAPSGFPKGGVGPSFGKVSNLPTKGPDRPTPQPHPQDLNSLVQRAEHIPAGKRTPMCNKCNNVIRGPFLVAMGMSWHPEEFNCAHCHSSLAECGFVEEKDQVYCERCYEQFFAPTCARCNTKILGEVMNALKQTWHVSCFVCAACHQPIRGNMFHMEDGQPYCEQDYYRMFGTNCHGCDFPIEAGDKFLEALGFTWHDTCFVCTVCSASLEGQAFFSKKDKPLCKKHAHTVNV